In Canis lupus familiaris isolate Mischka breed German Shepherd chromosome 9, alternate assembly UU_Cfam_GSD_1.0, whole genome shotgun sequence, a single window of DNA contains:
- the C9H9orf78 gene encoding telomere length and silencing protein 1 homolog, whose translation MPVTGKSFRRRRADSESEEDEQDSEEVRLKLEETREVQNLRKRPNGVSAVALLVGEKVQEETTLVDDPFQMKTGGMVDMKKLKERGKDKISEEEDLHLGTSFSAETNRRDEDADMMKYIETELKKRKGIVEHEEQKVKPKNAEDCLYELPENIRVSSAKKTEEMLSNQMLSGIPEVDLGIDAKIKNIISTEDAKARLLAEQQNKKKDSETSFVPTNMAVNYVQHNRFYHEELNAPVRRNKDEPKARPLRVGDTEKPEPERSPPNRKRPANEKATDDYHYEKFKKMNRRY comes from the exons ATGCCGGTCACCGGCAAGAGTTTCCGCCGGCGCCGGGCCGACTCGGAGTCGGAGGAAGATGAGCAGGACTCAGAGGAGGTTCG ATTAAAACTGGAAGAGACTCGCGAGGTGCAAAACTTGAGGAAGAGGCCCAACGGGGTGAG tGCTGTGGCCCTGCTGGTAGGAGAGAAGGTACAAGAAGAGACTACCCTAGTG GATGATCCCTTTCAGATGAAGACAGGTGGTATGGTggacatgaagaaactgaaggaaaGAGGCAAAGATAA GATCAGTGAAGAGGAAGACCTCCACCTGGGGACGTCATTTTCCGCAGAAACCAACAGAAGGGATGAGGATGCCGACAT GATGAAGTACATTGAGACAGAGctgaaaaagaggaaagggatTGTGGAACATGAAGAACAGAAAGTCAAGCCAAAGAATGCAGAGGACTGTCTCTACGAACTTCCAGAAAACATCCGTGTTTCCTCAGCAAAGAAGACCGAAGAGATGCTTTCCAACCAGATGCTGAGCGGCATCCCCGAGGTGGACCTGGGCATCGA tgctaaaataaaaaatatcatttccacGGAGGATGCCAAGGCCCGTCTGCTGGCAGAGCAGCAGAACAAGAAGAAAGACAGTGAGACATCTTTCGTGCCCACCAACATGGCCGTGAATTATGTGCAGCACAACCGAT TTTATCATGAGGAGCTCAATGCCCCCGTACGGAGAAACAAAGATGAGCCCAAAGCCCGACCCTTGAGAGTGGGTGACACCGAGAAGCCAGAGCCTGAGC GGTCCCCTCCTAACCGCAAGCGTCCTGCTAATGAGAAGGCCACTGACGACTATCACTATGAGAAGTTCAAGAAGATGAACAGACGGTACTaa
- the TOR1A gene encoding torsin-1A encodes MKLGRAVLGLLLLAPLAVRAVEPISLGLALAGVLTGYIYPRLYCLFTECCGQKRSLSREALQKDLDSKLFGQHLAKKVILNAVSGFISNPKPKKPLTLSLHGWTGTGKNFVSKIIAENIYEGGLNSDYVHLFVATLHFPHASNITLYKDQLQLWIRSNVSACARSIFIFDEMDKMHAGLIDAIKPFLDYYDHVDGVSYQKAIFIFLSNAGAERITDVALDFWRSGKQREEIRLKDMEPALSVSAFNNKNSGFWHSSLIDRNLIDYFVPFLPLEYKHLKMCIRVEMQSRGFDIDEDIVTKVADEMTFFPKEERVFSDKGCKTVFTKLDYYYDD; translated from the exons ATGAAGCTGGGCCGGGCCGTGCTGGGCCTGCTGCTGCTGGCGCCGTTGGCGGTGCGGGCGGTGGAGCCCATCAGCCTGGGACTGGCCCTGGCCGGCGTCCTCACCGGCTACATCTACCCGCGCCTCTACTGCCTCTTCACGGAGTGCTGCGGCCAGAAGCGGAGCCTCAGCCGGGAGG CGCTGCAGAAGGATCTGGACAGCAAGCTCTTTGGACAGCATCTCGCAAAGAAAGTCATCTTAAATGCTGTGTCTGGCTTCATAAGCAACCCGAAGCCGAAGAAACCTCTCACCCTTTCTCTGCACGGGTGGACGGGCACGGGCAAAAATTTTGTCAGCAAGATCATCGCGGAGAATATTTACGAGGGAGGTCTGAACAGTGACTATGTCCACCTGTTTGTGGCCACGCTGCACTTTCCACATGCCTCCAACATCACCCTGTATAAG GACCAGTTACAATTGTGGATACGTAGCAACGTGAGCGCCTGTGCCAGATCCATCTTCATATTCGATGAGATGGACAAGATGCATGCCGGCCTCATAGATGCCATCAAACCTTTCCTAGACTATTATGATCATGTGGATGGGGTTTCCTACCAGAAAGCCATCTTCATATTTCTCAG CAATGCTGGAGCAGAAAGGATCACAGACGTGGCTTTGGACTTCTGGAGGAGtggaaagcagagggaagagatcCGGCTCAAAGACATGGAGCCGGCCTTGTCTGTGTCAGCCTTCAATAACAAGAACA gtGGCTTCTGGCATAGCAGCCTAATTGACCGAAATCTCATTGATTATTTtgttcccttcctccccctggaATATAAACACCTAAAAATGTGCATCAGAGTTGAAATGCAGTCCCGAGGCTTTGATATTGATGAGGACATTGTCACCAAAGTGGCCGACGAGATGacatttttccccaaagaagagaGAGTTTTCTCTGACAAAGGCTGCAAAACCGTGTTCACCAAGTTAGATTACTACTACGATGACTGA
- the TOR1B gene encoding torsin-1B produces the protein MRRAARPGRAAAVGLLLAARAVAGLEPISVGIAIAAASALTGYLSYTDLFCRFAECCLEEQRLNASALKLELEEKLFGQHLATEVILKALTGFKNNKNPKKPLTLSLHGWAGTGKNFVSQIVAENLHSKGLKSNFVHLFVSTLHFPHEQQIKLYQDQLQAWIRGNVSACASSVFIFDEMDKLHPGIIDAIKPFLDYYEQVDGVSFRKAIFIFLSNAGGDLITKIALDFWRAGRKREDIQLKDLEPVLSVGVFNNKHSGLWHSGLIDRNLIDYFIPFLPLEYRHVKMCVRAEMRARGSAIDEDVVTRVAEEMTFFPKSEKIYSDKGCKTVQSRLDFH, from the exons atgcggcgggcggcgcggcccggACGTGCGGCGGCGGTGGGGCTGCTGCTGGCGGCCCGCGCGGTGGCGGGGCTGGAGCCCATCAGCGTGGGCATCGCCATCGCGGCCGCGTCGGCGCTCACCGGCTACCTGTCCTACACGGACCTGTTCTGCCGCTTCGCCGAGTGCTGCCTCGAGGAGCAGCGGCTCAACGCGTCGG CCCTCAAGCTGGAATTAGAGGAGAAGCTCTTTGGGCAGCATCTGGCCACAGAGGTGATTCTCAAGGCGCTGACTGGCTtcaagaacaacaaaaatcccaAGAAACCGCTGACTCTTTCCTTACATGGCTGGGCTGGCACGGGCAAGAATTTTGTCAGCCAAATTGTGGCTGAAAATCTTCACTCAAAAGGCCTGAAGAGTAACTTTGTCCACTTGTTTGTCTCGACTCTGCACTTCCCTCACGAGCAACAGATAAAACTGTACCAG GACCAGTTACAAGCATGGATTCGGGGTAACGTGAGCGCATGTGCGAGCTCTGTGTTCATATTTGATGAGATGGACAAACTGCACCCTGGAATCATCGATGCAATCAAGCCGTTTCTAGACTACTACGAGCAGGTTGATGGCGTGTCTTTCCGGAAGGCCATCTTCATCTTTCTCAG CAATGCAGGTGGGGACCTCATAACTAAGATTGCCCTTGACTTTTGGCGGGcgggaagaaaaagggaagacaTTCAGCTGAAGGACCTGGAACCCGTGCTGTCTGTCGGCGTCTTCAACAATAAACACA GTGGCCTGTGGCACAGCGGACTGATAGATAGGAACCTCATCGATTACTTtatccccttcctccccctggaGTACAGACATGTGAAGATGTGTGTACGGGCAGAAATGAGGGCCCGTGGTTCTGCCATAGATGAGGATGTTGTCACCAGAGTGGCAGAGGAAATGACATTTTTCCCCAAAAGCGAGAAAATCTACTCAGACAAGGGCTGCAAGACTGTGCAGTCACGGTTGGATTTTCACTGA